Proteins from a single region of Amycolatopsis sp. CA-230715:
- a CDS encoding glutamate ABC transporter substrate-binding protein, which produces MRSRTRRLLAAATAAVAAATSLAACGNPQTAGPAAHQMALQPDLIDQAPVASDEEVAQSSTAAAIKKRGQLIVGGDLNMPLLSQQNPTTGQTEGFDATLGKMLAKYIMGTPNTKITSLTPEIRETLLKINTVDVVIRIYTITEKRAEQVSFAGPYLTSGQAIATLKTTKNISKPSDLAGKKVCAVSNTTSAAAVQAQAPNAKLTTYNTGAECVSALEQGTADAYVHDLTVLAGAAQLNKKIQVVDSSFTNEPYGIGIKHGDTSFKKFINTWLKKIEDNGLWQAAWKKSLGTVVLGDAPAPPAIGSVPGS; this is translated from the coding sequence ATGAGGTCGCGCACGCGACGCCTGCTGGCGGCGGCCACGGCGGCGGTGGCGGCGGCCACCTCCCTCGCGGCCTGCGGGAACCCGCAGACCGCCGGCCCCGCGGCGCACCAGATGGCGCTGCAACCGGACCTCATCGACCAGGCACCCGTGGCCAGCGACGAAGAAGTCGCGCAGAGTTCGACGGCGGCGGCGATCAAGAAGCGCGGGCAGCTCATCGTCGGCGGCGATCTCAACATGCCCCTGCTCTCGCAGCAGAACCCGACCACGGGACAAACCGAGGGTTTCGACGCGACATTGGGCAAGATGCTTGCCAAATACATCATGGGTACTCCCAATACCAAGATCACTTCCCTGACCCCCGAGATCAGGGAAACGCTATTGAAGATCAACACCGTGGATGTCGTGATCCGCATTTACACGATCACCGAAAAGCGAGCGGAGCAGGTCAGTTTCGCGGGGCCCTATCTGACGTCGGGGCAGGCCATCGCCACGCTCAAAACCACGAAGAACATCAGCAAGCCATCCGATCTCGCCGGCAAGAAGGTGTGCGCGGTCAGCAACACCACGAGCGCCGCCGCCGTGCAGGCGCAGGCGCCCAACGCGAAGCTCACCACCTACAACACCGGCGCGGAGTGCGTCTCGGCGCTCGAACAGGGCACCGCCGACGCCTACGTGCACGACCTGACCGTGCTCGCGGGCGCGGCGCAGCTCAACAAGAAGATCCAGGTGGTCGACAGCTCGTTCACGAACGAGCCGTACGGAATCGGCATCAAGCACGGCGACACCTCGTTCAAGAAGTTCATCAACACCTGGCTGAAGAAGATCGAGGACAACGGGCTGTGGCAGGCGGCGTGGAAGAAGTCGCTCGGCACGGTCGTGCTCGGGGACGCGCCCGCGCCGCCCGCGATCGGATCCGTGCCGGGTTCCTGA
- a CDS encoding MCE family protein: MTGLAERKGVRRSAGVVFLVVIGLLITLSIKIYDKDFESSVPVTLRTDRIGNQLHVTSEVKARGVVVGEVRAIRGTGDGAEIDLALEPGKLARLPKNVSALLVPKTLFGERYVQLSIPDTGRQAPLAAGDVIGQDRSANAIELERVFDDLLPVLKAVQPQKLATTLTAVSTALQNRGTQIGDTLTTAADYLERFTPNLPELNANIRDLAKVSDLYGDIAPDLLDALTSSAVTLNTVKDQRTQLDSLYGKVTTSAQDITTFLKQNKDTIIRLSASGRAPLELTARYSPSFPCTFTAMAALVPEMDKVLGKGTDEPGMHVDAIVTQSRGKYVPGKDDPAYTAGGGPKCYPGGVTPTERATVAGGSAHPLGATTADGLGLANSPQERELLASLVAPSIGVPTSDVPAWGSVLIGPLYRGTEVTLK, translated from the coding sequence ATGACGGGGCTGGCGGAGCGCAAGGGGGTCCGGCGTAGTGCCGGGGTCGTCTTCCTGGTCGTGATCGGGTTGCTGATCACCTTGTCGATAAAGATCTACGACAAGGACTTCGAGTCCTCGGTGCCGGTCACCCTGCGCACGGACCGGATCGGCAACCAGCTGCACGTGACCTCCGAGGTCAAGGCGCGCGGCGTGGTGGTCGGCGAGGTGCGCGCGATCAGGGGCACCGGCGACGGCGCGGAGATCGACCTCGCGCTCGAACCCGGCAAGCTCGCGCGCCTGCCCAAGAACGTCTCGGCGCTGCTGGTGCCGAAGACACTGTTCGGCGAGCGCTACGTCCAACTGTCTATTCCGGACACCGGGCGGCAGGCGCCGCTGGCGGCCGGTGACGTGATCGGGCAGGACCGCTCGGCGAACGCGATCGAACTGGAGCGCGTGTTCGACGATCTGCTGCCGGTGCTGAAGGCGGTGCAGCCGCAGAAGCTCGCGACCACGCTGACCGCGGTGTCCACCGCGCTGCAGAACCGCGGCACCCAGATCGGCGACACCCTCACCACCGCCGCCGACTACCTGGAGCGGTTCACCCCGAACCTGCCCGAGCTGAACGCGAACATCCGCGATCTCGCCAAGGTGAGCGACCTGTACGGCGACATCGCGCCGGATCTCCTCGACGCGCTCACCTCGAGCGCGGTCACGCTGAACACGGTCAAGGACCAGCGCACCCAGCTCGATTCGCTGTACGGCAAGGTCACCACGTCCGCACAGGACATCACCACGTTCCTCAAGCAGAACAAGGACACCATCATCCGGTTGTCCGCGTCGGGCAGGGCGCCGCTCGAACTGACCGCGCGCTACTCCCCTAGTTTTCCCTGCACCTTCACCGCGATGGCCGCGCTCGTGCCCGAAATGGACAAGGTGCTCGGCAAGGGCACCGACGAACCCGGCATGCACGTCGACGCGATCGTGACCCAGTCGCGCGGGAAGTACGTGCCGGGCAAGGACGATCCGGCGTACACCGCGGGCGGCGGCCCGAAGTGCTACCCGGGCGGGGTCACCCCGACCGAGCGCGCCACCGTCGCGGGCGGTTCCGCGCACCCGCTCGGCGCCACGACCGCCGACGGGCTTGGGCTCGCGAATTCGCCGCAGGAGCGCGAACTCCTCGCCTCACTCGTGGCGCCGTCGATCGGAGTGCCCACTTCGGACGTCCCGGCCTGGGGCAGTGTCCTCATCGGACCGCTCTACCGCGGGACGGAGGTGACCCTGAAATGA
- a CDS encoding MCE family protein — protein sequence MRNITGALVKAIVFVLVTGLATVVLALSINNTGIGQTDSYGARFTDATALVVGDDVRISGVRVGQVEALDIVDQHLAHVTFSVDHGRKLPADVTAVIKYRNLVGQRYVALERGKGANGTLAPGAEIPIERTTPALDLTDLFNGFKPLFQALSPTDVNQLSGEIVQVLQGEGGTVESLLAHTGSLTSTLAGRDKVIGNVITNLNSVLKNINDKGDALSTLITTLRELVSGLAGDRVAIGDSVQGIADLSTATAGLLSGARPPLKGTITGLGALSDQLDKSSGAVEKFLTLLPQKLETVGKASSYGSWTNFFLCQAVLTSTPQQSVISDAARCRR from the coding sequence ATGAGGAACATCACCGGCGCGCTGGTCAAGGCGATCGTGTTCGTCCTGGTCACCGGGCTGGCCACGGTCGTGCTGGCACTGTCCATCAACAACACCGGGATCGGCCAGACCGACTCCTACGGCGCGCGGTTCACCGACGCCACCGCGCTCGTGGTCGGCGACGACGTGCGGATCTCCGGGGTGCGGGTCGGCCAGGTCGAGGCGCTGGACATCGTCGACCAGCACCTCGCGCACGTGACGTTTTCGGTGGACCACGGGCGAAAACTGCCCGCGGACGTGACCGCGGTGATCAAGTACCGCAACCTGGTCGGCCAGCGCTACGTCGCGCTCGAACGCGGCAAGGGCGCGAACGGAACGCTCGCCCCCGGTGCGGAGATCCCGATCGAGCGCACCACGCCCGCACTCGACCTGACCGACCTGTTCAACGGGTTCAAGCCGCTCTTCCAAGCGCTGTCCCCGACCGACGTCAACCAGCTCTCCGGTGAGATCGTCCAGGTGCTGCAGGGCGAGGGCGGCACGGTGGAAAGCCTGCTCGCGCACACCGGTTCGCTGACGTCCACTTTGGCCGGCCGGGACAAGGTCATCGGCAACGTGATCACGAATCTCAACTCGGTGCTGAAGAACATCAACGACAAGGGTGACGCACTGTCCACTTTGATCACGACACTGCGCGAGCTGGTGTCGGGGCTGGCCGGTGACCGCGTCGCGATCGGCGATTCCGTCCAGGGCATCGCCGACCTTTCCACCGCCACCGCGGGGCTGCTCTCCGGCGCGCGGCCGCCGCTGAAGGGCACGATCACCGGGCTCGGCGCGCTTTCGGACCAGCTCGACAAGTCCTCCGGCGCGGTGGAGAAGTTCCTGACCCTGCTCCCGCAGAAGCTCGAAACGGTCGGGAAGGCCAGCTCGTACGGCTCGTGGACGAACTTCTTCCTGTGCCAGGCCGTGCTCACCTCGACACCGCAGCAGTCGGTGATCAGCGACGCGGCGAGGTGCAGGCGATGA
- a CDS encoding MlaE family ABC transporter permease produces the protein MVTNTQQRVRQAVDRRFGFLDTLGDQIFFALRALGWIPRALSRYGKEIVRLLAEVSFGSGALAVIGGTIGVMVGMSVFTGSVVGLQGYSALNQVGTSAFAGFVSAYFNTREIAPLVAGLALSATVGCGFTAQLGAMRISEEIDALEVMGVPSVPYLVTTRIIAGFVAVIPLYAIGLLTSYVASRQITVWAFGQSAGTYDHYFQLFLPPIDVLWSFGKVLVFSVVVVLAHCFYGFRASGGPAGVGVAVGRGVRTAIVSISLLDFFLSLAIWGATTTVKVAG, from the coding sequence ATGGTGACGAACACCCAGCAGCGCGTGCGCCAGGCGGTGGACCGCCGGTTCGGCTTCCTCGACACGCTCGGCGACCAGATCTTCTTCGCGCTCAGGGCGTTGGGCTGGATACCCCGTGCGCTTTCCCGCTACGGCAAGGAGATCGTCCGGCTGCTCGCCGAGGTCAGCTTCGGCAGCGGTGCGCTCGCGGTCATCGGCGGCACGATCGGCGTGATGGTCGGGATGAGCGTGTTCACCGGATCCGTGGTGGGCCTGCAGGGTTATTCCGCGCTGAACCAGGTCGGCACGTCGGCGTTCGCGGGGTTCGTCTCGGCCTACTTCAACACCAGGGAGATCGCGCCGCTCGTCGCCGGGCTCGCGCTTTCGGCGACGGTCGGCTGCGGGTTCACCGCGCAGCTCGGCGCGATGCGGATCTCCGAGGAGATCGACGCGCTGGAAGTGATGGGCGTGCCGAGCGTGCCGTACCTGGTGACCACCCGGATCATCGCCGGGTTCGTCGCGGTGATCCCGTTGTACGCGATCGGCCTGCTCACCTCCTACGTCGCTTCGCGCCAGATCACCGTGTGGGCGTTCGGCCAGTCGGCAGGCACCTACGACCACTACTTCCAGTTGTTCCTGCCCCCGATCGACGTGCTGTGGTCGTTCGGGAAGGTGCTGGTGTTCAGCGTGGTCGTGGTGCTGGCGCACTGCTTCTACGGGTTCCGCGCGAGCGGCGGGCCCGCCGGGGTCGGTGTGGCCGTTGGCCGCGGCGTGCGCACCGCGATCGTGTCGATCAGCCTGCTCGACTTCTTCCTCAGCCTCGCGATCTGGGGCGCCACCACGACGGTGAAGGTGGCCGGATGA
- a CDS encoding MlaE family ABC transporter permease, translating to MAVPSGRTRALPGAAALRQTGRLYALGLDVLRCLVKRPFQFRELVGQFWFIASVSILPTALVAIPFGAVIALHLGSLTTQIGAQSFTGAASVLAIIQQASPIVTALLIAGAGGSAMCADLGSRTIREEIDAMEVLGVSPIQRLIVPRVLAAMGVAAFLNGMVSVVGVLGGYFFNVIMQGGTPGAYLASFSALAQLPDLWVSELKAVVFGFVAAVVASYRGLNPRGGPKGVGDAVNQSVVITFLLLFLLNLVISALYVQLVPPKGM from the coding sequence GTGGCGGTTCCGTCGGGAAGGACGAGGGCGCTGCCCGGCGCGGCCGCGCTCCGGCAGACCGGGCGCCTCTACGCGCTCGGCCTCGACGTGCTGCGCTGCCTGGTCAAGCGGCCGTTCCAGTTCCGCGAGCTGGTCGGGCAGTTCTGGTTCATCGCCAGCGTCTCGATCCTGCCGACCGCGCTGGTCGCCATCCCGTTCGGCGCGGTGATCGCGCTGCACCTCGGCTCGCTGACCACCCAGATCGGCGCGCAGTCGTTCACCGGCGCGGCGAGCGTGCTCGCGATCATCCAGCAGGCGAGCCCGATCGTCACCGCGCTGCTCATCGCGGGCGCGGGCGGTTCGGCGATGTGCGCCGACCTCGGTTCCCGCACCATCCGCGAGGAGATCGACGCGATGGAGGTGCTCGGCGTCTCCCCCATCCAGCGGCTCATCGTGCCGAGGGTGCTCGCCGCGATGGGCGTGGCGGCCTTCCTCAACGGCATGGTCAGCGTCGTCGGCGTGCTGGGCGGCTACTTCTTCAACGTGATCATGCAGGGCGGCACCCCCGGTGCCTACCTCGCGAGCTTCTCCGCGCTCGCCCAGCTTCCCGATCTGTGGGTCAGCGAACTGAAGGCGGTCGTGTTCGGGTTCGTAGCCGCGGTCGTCGCCTCCTACCGCGGGCTGAACCCGCGCGGCGGGCCGAAGGGCGTCGGCGACGCGGTGAACCAGTCCGTCGTCATCACGTTCCTGCTGCTGTTCCTGCTCAACCTCGTGATCAGCGCGCTGTACGTGCAGCTGGTGCCGCCGAAGGGGATGTGA
- a CDS encoding MCE family protein, producing the protein MKSFKERNPITIGAVGSVVLAAVVTGTFYWQDLPLVGSGTSYAAEFGEAAGLQPDDEVRIAGIKVGEVSAVDLADDHVVVRFRVSGAWLGDKTSAEIKIKTLLGRKFLALRPLGDTEQDPAAAIPRTRTVTPYDVTEAFNGLANTVGSIDTAQLAQSFRSISDTFKDSPEHVKLALTGLSALSKTIASRDDQLAELLASARKISGTLANSSGDFDKLLGDGNLLLTELANRRDAIHALLVGAQDLGKQLSGLVADNTGQLERALGKLSSVTGILRRHNEDLDHALTVAGPYFRVVTNIGGSGHWIDSYVCGLVPDNRAPCAPPKGGGR; encoded by the coding sequence ATGAAATCGTTCAAGGAGCGCAACCCGATCACGATCGGCGCGGTCGGCAGCGTGGTGCTCGCCGCCGTGGTGACCGGCACCTTCTACTGGCAGGACCTGCCGCTCGTCGGCTCGGGCACGAGCTACGCCGCGGAATTCGGCGAAGCGGCGGGCCTGCAGCCGGACGACGAGGTCAGGATCGCCGGGATCAAGGTCGGCGAGGTGAGCGCCGTCGATCTCGCCGACGACCACGTGGTGGTCAGGTTCCGGGTCTCCGGCGCGTGGCTCGGCGACAAGACCTCGGCCGAGATCAAGATCAAGACCCTGCTCGGCCGCAAGTTCCTCGCGCTGCGCCCGCTCGGCGACACCGAGCAGGACCCGGCGGCGGCGATCCCGCGCACCCGCACGGTCACGCCCTACGACGTCACCGAGGCGTTCAACGGGCTGGCGAACACGGTCGGCTCGATCGACACCGCCCAGCTCGCGCAAAGCTTCCGCAGCATCTCCGACACCTTCAAGGATTCGCCGGAACACGTCAAACTCGCGCTCACCGGGCTTTCCGCGCTGTCGAAGACGATCGCGTCGCGGGACGACCAGCTCGCCGAACTGCTCGCGAGCGCGCGCAAGATCAGCGGCACGCTCGCGAATTCGAGCGGTGACTTCGACAAGCTCCTCGGCGACGGCAACCTCCTGCTGACCGAGCTGGCCAACCGGCGCGACGCGATCCATGCGCTGCTGGTCGGTGCGCAGGACCTCGGCAAGCAGCTGTCCGGACTGGTCGCGGACAACACCGGGCAGCTGGAACGGGCGTTGGGGAAGCTCAGCAGCGTCACCGGGATCCTGCGGCGGCACAACGAAGATCTCGACCACGCGCTGACCGTCGCCGGGCCGTACTTCCGCGTGGTCACCAACATCGGCGGCTCGGGTCACTGGATCGACAGCTACGTGTGCGGTCTCGTCCCGGACAACCGCGCGCCGTGCGCGCCGCCGAAGGGAGGCGGACGGTGA
- a CDS encoding LLM class flavin-dependent oxidoreductase, with protein MTSLPDVRLSVLDLSPVESGSDAGAALRNTIDLARNAERLGYHRYWVAEHHNMPGIASSATAVLIGHVATATEKIRVGSGGIMLPNHAPIIVAEQFGMLEAFHPGRIDLGIGRAPGTDQRTAIALRGSGAALSADAFPQQLTELMAYFEPEEGRAVRAVPAEGNKPPFWLLGSSGFSAQLAGMLGLPFAFAHHFSAENTEPALQLYRDSFRPSAVLDEPYVMLGASVVCAETDEKARWLAAPSALSFLSLRRGRPIPLPTPQEAADYPYTEIDEAFIAERMSSNIVGSPETVHKGLDRLVSDTGADEVMVTTMVHGHADRVRSYELVAELAG; from the coding sequence GTGACTTCTCTGCCTGACGTGCGCCTGTCCGTGCTCGACCTCTCGCCCGTCGAGAGCGGTTCCGACGCCGGCGCCGCGCTGCGCAACACCATCGACCTCGCCCGCAACGCCGAGCGGCTCGGGTACCACCGCTACTGGGTGGCCGAGCACCACAACATGCCAGGGATCGCCAGCTCGGCGACGGCGGTGCTGATCGGGCACGTGGCGACCGCGACCGAGAAGATCAGGGTCGGCTCCGGCGGGATCATGCTGCCGAACCACGCGCCGATCATCGTGGCGGAGCAGTTCGGCATGCTCGAGGCGTTCCATCCCGGCCGGATCGACCTCGGCATCGGGCGCGCGCCCGGCACGGACCAGCGCACCGCGATCGCGCTCCGCGGCTCCGGGGCCGCACTGTCGGCGGATGCCTTCCCCCAGCAGCTCACCGAGCTGATGGCCTACTTCGAGCCGGAGGAGGGGCGCGCGGTGCGCGCCGTGCCCGCCGAGGGCAACAAGCCGCCGTTCTGGTTGCTCGGGTCGAGCGGGTTCAGCGCCCAGCTCGCCGGGATGCTCGGACTGCCGTTCGCCTTCGCCCACCACTTCAGCGCCGAGAACACCGAGCCCGCGCTGCAGTTGTACCGGGACTCCTTCCGGCCGTCGGCCGTCCTCGACGAGCCGTACGTGATGCTCGGGGCCTCGGTGGTGTGCGCCGAGACGGACGAGAAGGCGCGCTGGCTCGCCGCGCCGAGCGCGCTGTCGTTCCTGAGCCTGCGCCGCGGCAGGCCGATCCCGCTGCCGACCCCGCAGGAGGCGGCCGACTACCCGTACACCGAGATCGACGAGGCCTTCATCGCCGAGCGCATGTCGAGCAACATCGTCGGCTCGCCCGAGACCGTCCACAAGGGACTGGACCGGCTGGTCTCGGACACCGGCGCCGACGAGGTCATGGTGACCACGATGGTGCACGGGCACGCCGACCGCGTCCGCTCCTACGAACTGGTGGCCGAACTGGCCGGCTGA
- a CDS encoding MCE family protein codes for MRRGIAAAVAAVLCLGAVTGCSSDSSGEFGGVYDLPLPGGADLGDHAYRVTVQFADVLDLVPQAAVKVNDVAVGRVESIGLGADGWTAQAVVAVNGGVSLPANAVARLRQSSLLGEKFVELAPPDSGGEGKLADGAVVPVSRTNRNPEVEEIFGALSLLLNGGGIGQLQTINRELTKVLKGNESEIRSFLAGTDKLVSDLDAHRGDITAALDGLNKLSTTLANRQQQVSGALTDLTPGLKSLSDQRTALVTMLQSLDQLSGVAVDTINRSKDDMIADLTALSPILDRLARASEDGKLARALEILPTFPFTDEVLTANKGDYLNMFVRMAPGAGVIVQPPDPAALPLPASGPVEKIDGGRR; via the coding sequence GTGAGGCGCGGGATCGCCGCCGCCGTCGCGGCCGTGCTGTGCCTCGGCGCGGTCACCGGGTGTTCGTCGGACTCGTCCGGTGAGTTCGGTGGCGTCTACGACCTCCCGCTGCCCGGTGGCGCCGATCTCGGCGACCACGCCTACCGGGTCACCGTGCAGTTCGCCGACGTGCTCGACCTGGTGCCGCAGGCCGCGGTCAAGGTCAACGACGTCGCGGTCGGCCGGGTCGAATCGATCGGGCTCGGCGCGGACGGGTGGACCGCGCAGGCCGTCGTCGCGGTGAACGGCGGGGTTTCCCTTCCCGCCAACGCCGTCGCGAGGCTGCGCCAGTCGAGCTTGCTCGGTGAGAAGTTCGTCGAGCTGGCGCCGCCGGACTCCGGTGGCGAAGGAAAGCTCGCCGACGGCGCGGTGGTCCCGGTTTCGCGCACCAACCGCAACCCCGAGGTCGAGGAGATCTTCGGTGCCCTTTCCTTGCTGCTCAACGGCGGCGGGATCGGGCAGCTCCAGACGATCAACCGCGAGCTGACCAAGGTGCTCAAGGGCAACGAGAGCGAGATCAGGTCGTTCCTGGCCGGTACCGACAAGCTGGTGTCCGATTTGGACGCCCACCGCGGTGACATCACCGCCGCGCTCGACGGGCTCAACAAGCTGTCCACCACGCTGGCCAACCGGCAGCAGCAGGTTTCCGGCGCCCTCACGGACCTGACGCCGGGCCTGAAGTCCCTTTCGGACCAGCGCACCGCGTTGGTCACCATGCTCCAGTCGCTCGACCAGCTCTCCGGCGTCGCGGTCGACACGATCAACCGGAGCAAGGACGACATGATCGCCGACCTGACCGCGTTGTCCCCGATCCTCGACCGGCTCGCGAGGGCGAGCGAGGACGGGAAACTGGCCAGGGCGCTGGAAATCCTGCCCACCTTCCCGTTCACCGACGAGGTGCTCACCGCGAACAAGGGCGACTACCTCAACATGTTCGTGCGGATGGCACCGGGGGCCGGCGTCATCGTCCAGCCGCCCGACCCGGCCGCGCTGCCGCTGCCCGCCTCGGGACCGGTCGAGAAGATCGACGGGGGCCGCCGATGA
- a CDS encoding MCE family protein, whose protein sequence is MWWLFSGTGDRHVTAYFTRAVGVYSGSDVRLLGVRIGQVDSVTPRGEQVEVAMTIDAGVSVSDSANVLVVAPSVVADRYVQFSKPALRGPVLPDGAVIPVNRTATPVELDELYASLNTLTESLGPKGANANGALSELLDTGAANLGGNGKALNDTVRNFADLAKTLAGSKDDLFGTVDELQKFTGMLAGDDDKVRGVNKQLTTVLETLSADRKELSGALTTLGGALADVQDFIRKNRALIKTNVDNLARTTQTLVDKRASLGEALDSLPLAVSNVLNAFDPKTGTLQGRTVIPEFYPFSAVPGGTK, encoded by the coding sequence ATGTGGTGGTTGTTCTCCGGCACCGGCGACCGGCACGTCACCGCGTACTTCACCAGGGCGGTCGGTGTCTACAGTGGATCGGACGTGCGGCTGCTCGGGGTCAGGATCGGCCAGGTCGACAGCGTCACCCCGCGCGGGGAACAGGTCGAGGTCGCGATGACCATCGACGCAGGCGTGTCCGTATCGGACTCGGCGAACGTGCTCGTCGTCGCGCCGAGCGTGGTCGCGGACCGGTACGTGCAGTTCTCGAAACCGGCGCTGCGCGGCCCGGTGCTGCCCGACGGCGCGGTGATTCCGGTCAACCGCACGGCCACCCCCGTCGAGCTGGACGAACTGTACGCGAGCCTCAACACGCTCACCGAATCGCTCGGCCCCAAGGGGGCCAACGCGAACGGGGCGCTGAGCGAGCTGCTCGACACCGGCGCGGCGAACCTCGGCGGCAACGGCAAGGCGCTCAACGACACGGTGCGCAACTTCGCCGATCTCGCGAAGACGCTCGCCGGGTCGAAGGACGATCTGTTCGGCACGGTGGACGAGCTGCAGAAGTTCACCGGCATGCTGGCAGGCGACGACGACAAGGTGCGCGGGGTGAACAAGCAGCTGACCACCGTGCTGGAAACCCTGTCCGCGGACCGGAAGGAGCTTTCCGGCGCGCTCACCACCCTCGGCGGCGCGCTCGCCGACGTCCAGGACTTCATCAGGAAGAACCGCGCGCTGATCAAGACCAATGTGGACAATCTCGCGCGGACGACCCAGACCCTTGTGGACAAACGAGCCTCGCTCGGCGAGGCGCTGGATTCGCTGCCGCTGGCGGTGTCCAACGTGCTCAACGCCTTCGACCCGAAGACCGGCACGTTGCAGGGCAGGACCGTGATCCCGGAGTTCTACCCGTTTTCCGCGGTGCCCGGAGGGACGAAGTGA